The Pseudodesulfovibrio sp. S3 genome window below encodes:
- a CDS encoding cytidine/deoxycytidylate deaminase family protein, producing MSNRLPWPEYFMRIAHLVAQRSTCTRRAVGAIAVGDKRILATGYNGVPSGIAHCEEVGCLRDQLGIPSGERHELCRGLHAEQNVIIQAATHSLDLKGCDIYCTTKPCILCTKMLINCEVKNIYFAQNYPDELSEQMLAEAGVNYVFMEGDFT from the coding sequence ATGTCCAACCGACTCCCCTGGCCCGAATATTTCATGCGCATCGCCCATCTGGTGGCCCAGCGCTCCACCTGCACCCGCCGCGCCGTGGGAGCCATCGCCGTTGGTGACAAGCGCATCCTGGCAACCGGCTACAACGGGGTGCCGTCGGGCATCGCCCACTGCGAAGAGGTTGGTTGCCTCCGCGACCAGCTCGGCATTCCCTCGGGTGAACGCCATGAGCTGTGCAGAGGACTGCACGCCGAGCAAAATGTTATCATCCAGGCCGCCACTCACAGCCTGGACCTCAAGGGGTGCGACATATACTGCACCACGAAACCGTGCATCCTGTGCACCAAGATGCTCATCAACTGCGAGGTGAAGAACATCTATTTTGCCCAGAACTATCCAGACGAACTTTCCGAGCAGATGCTTGCGGAAGCAGGTGTGAACTATGTTTTCATGGAAGGCGATTTTACCTAG
- a CDS encoding zinc ribbon domain-containing protein has product MCSIMHTGCTHRMHILHICNSVCKPRPLTTTGPDALFSQDHTMNSRGYDMPIYEYICLNCDNEFEELVFSQDEPVPCPSCRSENTEKIMSACRARVKGGPNLDALQGSSCGSGKG; this is encoded by the coding sequence ATGTGCAGCATAATGCACACAGGCTGCACACACCGTATGCATATATTGCACATATGCAATTCGGTGTGCAAGCCCCGGCCCTTGACAACGACCGGACCGGACGCATTATTTTCGCAAGACCATACCATGAATTCCAGAGGATACGACATGCCCATATACGAGTACATCTGCCTCAACTGCGACAATGAGTTTGAGGAACTTGTCTTTTCACAGGATGAACCGGTGCCCTGCCCCTCCTGCCGATCTGAAAACACAGAAAAAATCATGAGCGCCTGCCGCGCCCGGGTGAAAGGCGGACCGAACCTGGATGCGCTCCAAGGGTCAAGTTGCGGATCAGGCAAAGGTTGA
- a CDS encoding periplasmic heavy metal sensor, which produces MSKKNITTSALAIALVLSMAAFAVAGPGYGRGCGGPGYGPNSAYVPLTPEQQAAADQIVEKYDAQFDELRDQMWTKHSVLQAMINGGNADEKKIGKLTSDISALRNQMWDLRNAMSAELVKAGVPAGRGFGNCQGYGRFSGDDDGPGYGRGMGQGRGYGHGYGPGMMN; this is translated from the coding sequence ATGTCCAAGAAAAACATCACAACTTCTGCTCTGGCAATCGCTCTTGTTCTGAGCATGGCCGCATTTGCCGTGGCCGGTCCCGGTTATGGCCGGGGATGCGGCGGTCCCGGTTACGGTCCCAACAGCGCGTATGTCCCGCTGACCCCTGAGCAGCAGGCTGCCGCAGATCAGATTGTTGAAAAGTACGATGCGCAGTTCGACGAATTGCGCGATCAGATGTGGACCAAGCATTCGGTCCTGCAGGCCATGATCAACGGCGGCAACGCTGATGAGAAGAAGATCGGCAAGCTGACATCCGACATCTCGGCCCTGCGCAATCAGATGTGGGACCTGCGCAATGCCATGTCCGCCGAATTGGTCAAGGCGGGTGTCCCTGCCGGAAGAGGCTTCGGTAATTGTCAGGGCTACGGAAGATTCTCCGGCGATGACGACGGCCCCGGTTACGGCAGAGGCATGGGCCAGGGCCGCGGATACGGCCATGGATATGGTCCCGGAATGATGAACTAG
- a CDS encoding DUF4405 domain-containing protein, translated as MFRKIISLTALLSFIVTLITSVILYIVPEGRVAYWADWHLLGMTKTQWGDTHTTVGTLFLIALLLHIWLNWKPLMAYMKNRARETVVMTAPMIISFILTFVVFAGTLAGLPPMQQLLDLGAQIKDEATETYGNPPYGHAETSPLKKFCGFLGLDVEKALASLYAAGYDTSINEQTLVQDIARSRGVSPQHVFDAIRAGQGINPFEMMPPQPPEGTGKLTISSLCTSYGLDQGAVLSKLEAAGVEATPESTLKDLSDTIGGSPKDLYLLIREQ; from the coding sequence ATGTTCCGAAAAATTATATCCCTGACCGCGCTCCTGTCTTTCATCGTCACGCTGATCACCAGCGTGATTCTCTACATTGTTCCCGAGGGCAGGGTGGCCTACTGGGCGGACTGGCATCTGTTGGGCATGACCAAGACGCAGTGGGGGGATACCCACACCACAGTCGGAACGTTGTTCCTCATTGCCTTGCTCCTGCACATTTGGCTCAACTGGAAGCCGCTCATGGCCTATATGAAGAACCGGGCCCGCGAGACTGTGGTCATGACCGCGCCCATGATCATCAGTTTCATTCTGACGTTCGTGGTGTTTGCCGGCACGCTGGCCGGGTTGCCGCCCATGCAGCAGTTGCTCGATCTGGGCGCACAGATCAAGGACGAGGCCACCGAGACCTACGGGAATCCGCCCTACGGCCATGCAGAAACCAGCCCACTCAAGAAATTTTGCGGATTCCTCGGACTGGACGTGGAAAAGGCCCTGGCTTCCCTCTATGCGGCCGGATACGACACGTCCATCAATGAGCAGACCCTGGTGCAGGACATTGCCCGCTCCAGAGGCGTCAGCCCGCAACATGTGTTCGACGCCATCCGTGCCGGGCAGGGCATTAATCCGTTTGAAATGATGCCCCCGCAACCTCCCGAAGGTACCGGCAAGCTGACGATCTCCTCTTTGTGCACGAGTTATGGACTGGATCAGGGCGCAGTCCTGAGCAAGCTCGAGGCCGCCGGCGTGGAAGCCACCCCCGAGAGCACGCTCAAGGACCTTTCCGACACGATCGGAGGCTCGCCCAAGGACCTCTATCTGCTCATCAGGGAACAGTAG
- a CDS encoding ATP-binding protein, protein MDVVHPDGREKGPLVALVLALIVLGLGSLYLTWQSIAQQRRIVEDHMIMTGNSILRGVDNNILRIARTVHMGSQSSALFLAMTEELFTELAKSEDIEFVTLFGLDGQPLVSSVKEGIHPIFKLPDLVTNDIEPGRAWHVMAEVNKTNVLISGLQVRSDIAALTGLVPPGGLNGHSQGRNQGQGRGLGRGMGAGMMHEKDDASLVFLVVGLNAEKHMRQFRQYRQAATYQTGYVFLAAVVLWSLAFAYLRRRGASRKLVRLERFQSKLLDNMPDGLVTLAENGEVMAANHSAKKFLAPEGDGPAPEIIGANWHDIAFGRHAGENGLSVPYEWEQFDYQGRQLEILSLPFQEHDEDAAPELGQLLVLIRDRTEIRSLEEDLNEAKRLAAIGSLAAGVAHEVRNPLSALRGFAQLFATKLKGQAPLDQYATAMVQEADRLNRVVTDLLYLARPRQLDPSYIDLALVGDSLKQLMRFDFADKQIEPEFDFGPDPVFADPDALRQVLLNLISNSLDAIHGCTDCDKPGHIHLTSVRDGGGIWITVADDGPGMNPDIRDEVFKPFVTGKKTGTGLGLAIVQNIMRAHRGRVIIESEQGYGTEMKLFFPDVNEGDKEGTHHD, encoded by the coding sequence ATGGATGTCGTTCATCCGGACGGACGGGAAAAAGGCCCGCTGGTCGCCCTGGTCCTGGCACTCATCGTGCTGGGACTGGGGAGTCTCTATCTGACGTGGCAGTCCATTGCGCAGCAGCGCAGGATTGTCGAGGATCATATGATCATGACCGGCAATTCCATCCTGCGCGGCGTGGATAACAACATCCTTCGCATTGCCCGCACCGTGCATATGGGCAGCCAGTCGTCCGCACTTTTCCTGGCCATGACCGAAGAGCTGTTCACCGAGCTTGCCAAATCCGAGGACATCGAGTTCGTCACCCTGTTCGGCCTGGACGGGCAGCCCCTGGTCTCCTCGGTCAAGGAGGGCATCCATCCCATATTCAAACTGCCCGACCTGGTGACCAACGATATCGAACCGGGCCGGGCCTGGCACGTCATGGCCGAGGTGAACAAGACGAACGTGCTCATTTCGGGACTTCAGGTGCGGTCTGACATAGCGGCCCTGACCGGACTGGTCCCTCCGGGAGGGCTTAACGGTCATAGCCAAGGTCGCAATCAGGGCCAGGGCCGTGGATTGGGCCGGGGCATGGGGGCGGGCATGATGCATGAAAAAGACGACGCATCGCTTGTCTTTCTTGTGGTGGGTCTCAACGCGGAAAAACACATGCGCCAGTTCAGGCAGTATCGGCAGGCCGCCACCTACCAGACAGGATACGTGTTTCTGGCCGCTGTGGTGCTCTGGTCGCTGGCATTCGCCTATCTGCGGCGCAGAGGTGCCAGTCGGAAGCTGGTCCGCCTTGAGCGGTTCCAGAGCAAGCTTCTGGACAATATGCCCGACGGACTGGTCACCCTGGCCGAAAATGGGGAGGTCATGGCCGCCAATCATTCGGCCAAGAAATTCCTTGCCCCCGAGGGGGACGGGCCTGCGCCCGAGATCATCGGGGCCAACTGGCATGATATCGCCTTTGGCCGTCATGCGGGTGAGAACGGTTTGTCCGTGCCCTATGAGTGGGAGCAGTTCGACTATCAGGGCCGTCAGCTTGAGATTCTGTCCCTGCCATTTCAGGAACACGATGAAGACGCAGCCCCGGAATTGGGGCAGTTGTTGGTTCTTATCCGGGACCGTACCGAGATACGTTCCCTTGAAGAGGATTTGAACGAGGCCAAGCGGCTGGCCGCCATAGGCTCCCTGGCCGCGGGCGTGGCCCATGAGGTGCGCAATCCGTTGAGCGCTTTGCGCGGCTTTGCTCAACTGTTCGCCACCAAGCTCAAGGGGCAGGCCCCGCTGGATCAGTACGCCACGGCCATGGTCCAGGAAGCGGACCGACTCAATCGAGTGGTCACGGACCTGCTCTATCTGGCCCGGCCTCGCCAGCTCGATCCTTCGTATATCGATCTCGCCCTGGTGGGGGACTCGCTCAAGCAGCTCATGCGCTTTGATTTTGCGGACAAGCAGATCGAACCTGAGTTCGACTTCGGGCCGGACCCGGTCTTTGCCGACCCGGACGCCCTCAGGCAGGTGCTGCTCAACCTGATCTCCAACAGTCTCGATGCCATTCACGGGTGCACCGACTGCGACAAGCCCGGACATATCCACCTGACTTCTGTGCGGGACGGCGGCGGAATCTGGATCACCGTGGCCGACGACGGTCCGGGGATGAACCCGGATATTCGCGACGAGGTGTTCAAGCCGTTCGTCACGGGCAAGAAAACCGGCACGGGGTTGGGCCTGGCCATTGTTCAGAACATCATGCGCGCCCATAGGGGGCGGGTGATCATCGAGTCCGAGCAAGGATACGGGACGGAAATGAAACTGTTTTTCCCTGATGTCAATGAAGGCGACAAAGAAGGAACGCATCATGATTGA
- a CDS encoding sigma-54 dependent transcriptional regulator has translation MIEDRIALIVDDEPGHRMMVRAVLEEDRWTVLEADSGERALTVLAEEAESGTYPDVAMVDMKMPGMDGMQLLKELQIRRPSMPVVLLTAFGSVGSAVDAMKRGAFDYLTKPADNDELTAVLGKAYEYHKLLDENARLRAEVGSEPDFIGTSPGIERVRDLIGQAGPSEATVLILGPSGTGKELVAEGLHRASNRADRPLIKVNCAALPDDLLESELFGYEKGAFTGAVKDKPGRFQLADGGTLFLDEIGEMPGALQAKLLRVLQEKTIEPLGSVKTIQVDTRIIAATNRNLKREVEAGRFREDLYYRLAVLEIRIPPLNERKEDLPLLVSFLLRRLGNKNSKIIRTVTPAFLDALSGYDWPGNVRELENVLERALILSRSDALGTDLLPPQISGAREDGIMMDMVHIVPPQSSPANLEEAEKQAIIQALEENGNHRERTADALGISRRTLQYKLKKYGLTRR, from the coding sequence ATGATTGAAGATCGTATTGCCCTCATCGTCGATGACGAACCCGGCCACAGGATGATGGTTCGGGCGGTGCTGGAAGAGGACAGGTGGACCGTCCTTGAGGCTGATTCCGGAGAGCGGGCATTGACGGTGCTGGCCGAGGAGGCCGAGTCGGGAACCTACCCGGACGTGGCCATGGTGGACATGAAGATGCCCGGCATGGACGGGATGCAGCTGCTCAAGGAATTGCAGATCCGCAGACCGAGTATGCCCGTGGTCCTGCTGACCGCGTTCGGCTCCGTGGGCAGTGCCGTGGACGCCATGAAGCGGGGGGCCTTCGACTACCTGACCAAGCCTGCGGACAACGACGAACTGACCGCCGTGCTCGGCAAGGCCTACGAATATCACAAGCTGTTGGACGAAAACGCCCGCCTCAGGGCCGAAGTCGGCAGTGAGCCGGATTTCATCGGCACCAGTCCGGGCATCGAGCGGGTCCGCGATCTCATAGGTCAGGCCGGGCCGTCCGAGGCCACGGTGCTCATCCTCGGGCCGAGCGGAACCGGCAAGGAGCTGGTGGCCGAAGGGCTGCACCGGGCGAGCAACCGGGCGGACAGGCCGCTCATCAAGGTCAACTGCGCGGCCCTGCCCGACGATCTGCTGGAGTCCGAACTTTTCGGCTACGAAAAGGGAGCGTTCACCGGCGCGGTCAAGGACAAACCCGGCCGGTTCCAGTTGGCGGACGGCGGCACGCTTTTCCTGGACGAAATCGGGGAAATGCCCGGCGCGCTTCAGGCCAAGCTGTTGCGAGTCCTTCAGGAAAAAACCATCGAACCCCTGGGATCGGTCAAGACCATCCAGGTGGACACCCGCATCATCGCGGCCACCAACCGCAATCTGAAAAGGGAAGTGGAGGCCGGAAGGTTCCGCGAAGACCTGTATTATCGGCTGGCGGTACTGGAGATCCGTATCCCGCCACTGAACGAACGCAAGGAAGACCTGCCCCTGTTGGTCAGTTTCCTGTTGCGCCGCCTGGGCAACAAGAACAGCAAGATCATCCGCACGGTGACCCCTGCCTTTCTCGACGCCCTGTCCGGGTACGACTGGCCCGGCAATGTCCGTGAATTGGAAAACGTGCTGGAGCGGGCCTTGATCCTGTCCCGTTCCGATGCGCTCGGTACGGACCTTTTGCCGCCCCAGATATCCGGTGCACGTGAGGACGGTATCATGATGGACATGGTGCACATCGTCCCGCCACAGTCCAGTCCGGCCAATCTGGAAGAGGCTGAGAAGCAGGCCATCATTCAGGCCCTGGAAGAGAACGGCAACCATCGCGAACGCACGGCGGACGCCCTTGGAATCAGCCGTCGCACGCTCCAGTACAAGCTCAAGAAATACGGATTGACCCGAAGATGA
- a CDS encoding radical SAM protein, translating to MKHIKKLKKGFLVLEPDSLSWVIADSHSEAVRFRFSEAQIRERKDAIQRDRANRRLDLVELHISHKCNLDCRYCYVPNSLKRQPTQLAYADVKFILGKIDGYSKITGKRPAINLHGGEPTLHYEMIKKIITEYGADFKFVMQTNGSILNERQLDFFISRQIDVGFSIDTLSGKCPVRQGLDNSRVIQSIGHMCANGCSPNILVTLSKFNVKTVPTLIKKLHAIGVSSLTLNPITPYTDDAAEHMAPMEDVISTYLSCVGYALDTTRNDPHHPLFINHMESLSLSILTNRSSSYCEMSPCGAGSLLVVIGPNGQVWPCSGGISNQNITLGNIFEEDLLEMLHSENNRIFPRRNVKDIPGCSDCAYRQICGANCPLPAINKGQSQGVKSDLCQLRSTLIDFIFDYISTPGTDILDFMSYQTRKSLLGAHFDATEPDNPLIETGT from the coding sequence ATGAAGCATATCAAAAAACTCAAAAAGGGATTTCTTGTTCTTGAACCGGACAGCCTGTCCTGGGTCATTGCCGATTCGCACAGCGAAGCAGTCCGATTCCGATTTTCCGAGGCTCAAATACGAGAGCGAAAGGACGCCATACAGCGAGACAGGGCCAACAGGCGTCTTGATCTGGTTGAATTGCACATATCTCACAAGTGCAATCTCGATTGCCGATATTGCTATGTCCCCAACAGCCTCAAGCGGCAACCCACGCAGCTTGCCTATGCCGATGTGAAATTCATACTGGGAAAAATCGACGGCTACTCGAAAATCACGGGGAAGCGCCCGGCCATCAATCTCCATGGCGGCGAGCCGACACTCCATTACGAGATGATCAAAAAAATCATCACCGAGTATGGGGCGGATTTCAAATTCGTCATGCAAACCAACGGCTCGATCCTGAATGAGCGCCAGTTGGATTTTTTCATTTCCAGACAGATTGATGTGGGATTTTCGATCGATACGCTCTCGGGCAAATGTCCCGTCAGACAGGGACTGGACAACTCCAGGGTAATTCAATCCATTGGGCACATGTGCGCCAACGGCTGTTCACCAAACATTCTCGTCACCCTGTCAAAATTCAATGTCAAGACGGTCCCAACGTTGATCAAAAAGCTCCACGCCATAGGCGTATCCAGCCTGACGCTCAACCCGATCACTCCCTACACGGACGATGCCGCCGAACACATGGCCCCCATGGAGGACGTTATTTCGACGTATCTGTCATGCGTCGGGTATGCGCTGGACACGACAAGAAACGATCCGCACCATCCCCTATTCATAAACCACATGGAATCGTTATCGCTTTCAATACTGACCAATCGATCTTCCAGTTATTGCGAAATGAGCCCCTGCGGCGCGGGCAGCCTGCTGGTCGTCATAGGTCCCAACGGGCAGGTTTGGCCTTGCTCAGGAGGAATATCCAACCAGAACATCACCTTGGGCAACATTTTTGAGGAAGATCTCCTGGAGATGCTGCACAGTGAAAACAACCGGATCTTTCCCCGGCGCAATGTCAAGGATATCCCCGGGTGCAGCGACTGTGCCTACAGACAGATCTGCGGTGCCAACTGCCCGCTGCCCGCCATAAACAAGGGCCAGAGTCAGGGAGTCAAATCAGATCTCTGCCAGCTTCGAAGCACGCTGATCGATTTCATCTTCGATTATATCAGCACCCCGGGCACGGACATCCTGGACTTCATGTCCTACCAAACCAGAAAGAGTCTTCTGGGAGCCCATTTCGACGCCACCGAACCGGATAATCCCTTGATAGAAACCGGAACCTGA